The Streptomyces sp. SS1-1 genome has a segment encoding these proteins:
- a CDS encoding helix-turn-helix transcriptional regulator — MLESIGLDERDEAVYDALIRRTRATAADLAADCNLPLRVTSRALRSLVDLGLASTAQGRPVVYAALPPDSALEAVLRERERALNGVRSHLSGLMSLYRAGSRFAHPGELVEVISGRDEVNRNWAQVQRASRTQVRGFDCPPYAAAAGHSEPNPVELELLARGIKYRVLYDSSVLELPGWLEDVSAGIRLGEQARIATGLPTKLAISDERIAMLPLLRPGDNAVTASYVIHPSPLLDALVALFEAMWERSVQIRPSAPPTAEDVADRLTPEEEKLLTLLASGATDKSAGRALGWSERTVQRHITRLLRRFGAQTRFQLAMEATRRGWI; from the coding sequence GTGCTCGAGTCGATCGGCCTGGACGAGCGGGACGAAGCCGTGTACGACGCCCTGATCCGAAGGACCCGCGCCACCGCCGCCGACCTCGCGGCGGACTGCAACCTCCCTTTGCGCGTCACCAGCCGCGCCCTGCGGTCACTGGTCGACCTCGGTCTCGCCTCGACCGCGCAGGGACGCCCCGTCGTCTATGCCGCGCTGCCGCCCGACAGCGCCCTGGAGGCCGTACTGCGGGAGCGGGAACGGGCGTTGAACGGCGTGCGCTCCCATCTCTCGGGCCTGATGTCCCTGTACCGCGCGGGCAGCCGGTTCGCGCATCCCGGTGAACTCGTGGAGGTCATCTCGGGCCGCGACGAGGTCAACCGGAACTGGGCGCAGGTGCAGCGCGCGTCCCGCACGCAGGTACGGGGCTTCGACTGCCCGCCGTACGCCGCGGCGGCCGGCCACTCCGAACCCAACCCGGTCGAACTCGAACTGCTCGCCAGAGGCATCAAATACCGCGTGCTGTACGACAGTTCGGTCCTTGAGCTGCCGGGGTGGCTGGAGGACGTGTCGGCGGGGATACGGCTGGGGGAGCAGGCCCGTATCGCCACGGGACTGCCGACCAAGCTCGCGATATCCGACGAGCGGATCGCCATGCTTCCGCTCCTGCGCCCCGGTGACAACGCGGTGACCGCCTCGTACGTCATCCACCCGTCGCCCCTGCTCGACGCGCTGGTCGCCCTGTTCGAGGCGATGTGGGAACGGAGCGTGCAGATCAGGCCGTCGGCACCGCCCACGGCCGAGGACGTGGCCGACCGGTTGACGCCGGAGGAGGAGAAGCTGCTGACCCTGCTGGCGTCGGGAGCCACCGACAAGTCGGCGGGCCGCGCCCTGGGCTGGAGCGAACGCACGGTACAACGCCACATCACCAGGCTCCTGCGCCGCTTCGGCGCCCAGACCCGCTTCCAACTGGCGATGGAGGCGACGCGCCGGGGCTGGATCTGA